Proteins co-encoded in one Flavivirga eckloniae genomic window:
- a CDS encoding OmpA family protein, whose amino-acid sequence MKKRSFIIPLLALIIANTAFSQGGIKRSAKKKYDNLSYVETTERLLEDVEKGNRSPEVLQSLANSFYFNGKMEEAAKWYGELIALNAEGLDPENHFRYAQALKGTGDYEKADKVFSDFKALKPEDSRGQLYQSNYLTVIEKRSDNFEMKNLEINTTFSDFGTSVYQDNLIFASSRDENEKIYNWNEQPFLDLFESNPDGTISEVKGEVNTEYHESSTAFTKDGKTMYFTRNNFYKGEFKRNTKRQHGLKIYKAELIEGQWTNIEPLPFNSDEYNVAHPTLSVDETKLYFASDMEGTLGASDIFVVDVKEDGTFGEPVNLGPKINTEGRENFPFLSDNGTLYFSSDGHPGLGGLDVFAYKNIENMTNPRSNTINVGKPINSQRDDFGYIINEKTLKGYLSSNREGGKGDDDIYQFTRNPYQKYVKGIVVDKSTDEVITGADIVIYNHRNEVERTLKSDENGAFSLNLSGSNSEYKSKATKSDYNEDVQNFSIDSDEIELVLTLKLEKSEVDLYKLLNLKPIYFDFDKSNIRPDAEKELAKVISYMKEFPNTKVDVRSHTDSRGSEGYNLRLSKRRNKSTIKYIVKEGGIEASRLTGKGYGKTELINKCSRDVKCSEEEHQANRRSEFILVEE is encoded by the coding sequence ATGAAAAAAAGATCATTTATAATACCGTTATTGGCTTTAATAATTGCTAATACAGCCTTTTCACAAGGAGGCATAAAAAGAAGTGCCAAGAAAAAATATGATAATTTATCTTATGTAGAAACAACAGAGCGTCTTTTAGAAGATGTAGAAAAAGGTAATAGGTCGCCGGAAGTATTACAAAGTTTGGCAAATTCCTTTTATTTTAATGGTAAAATGGAAGAAGCAGCTAAGTGGTATGGTGAATTAATCGCTTTAAATGCAGAAGGTTTAGATCCGGAAAATCATTTCAGGTATGCTCAAGCTTTAAAAGGTACAGGAGACTATGAGAAAGCAGATAAAGTATTTAGCGATTTTAAGGCATTAAAGCCAGAAGACTCAAGAGGGCAGTTATATCAATCGAACTACTTAACGGTTATAGAGAAGCGATCTGATAATTTTGAAATGAAAAATCTGGAAATAAATACAACATTCTCAGATTTTGGTACTTCGGTTTATCAGGATAATTTGATTTTTGCATCTTCAAGAGATGAAAATGAAAAGATTTATAACTGGAACGAGCAGCCTTTTTTGGATTTATTCGAATCTAATCCAGACGGTACTATTTCTGAAGTAAAGGGTGAGGTAAACACAGAATATCATGAATCGTCTACGGCATTTACCAAAGATGGAAAAACCATGTATTTTACAAGAAATAATTTTTATAAAGGAGAATTTAAAAGAAATACTAAAAGGCAGCACGGTTTAAAAATTTATAAAGCAGAATTAATTGAAGGGCAATGGACTAATATAGAACCTTTACCTTTTAATAGCGACGAATATAATGTGGCGCACCCTACATTAAGTGTAGATGAAACAAAGTTATACTTCGCATCAGATATGGAGGGTACATTAGGAGCATCAGATATCTTTGTAGTAGATGTTAAGGAAGATGGTACCTTTGGTGAACCAGTAAATTTAGGTCCAAAAATCAATACAGAAGGAAGAGAGAACTTTCCTTTTTTGAGTGATAACGGAACTTTATATTTCTCGTCAGATGGACATCCCGGATTAGGAGGTTTAGATGTTTTTGCATATAAAAATATAGAGAATATGACTAATCCGCGTAGTAATACTATTAATGTAGGCAAACCTATAAATAGCCAGAGAGATGATTTTGGTTATATTATTAACGAAAAAACGTTAAAAGGTTACTTATCATCAAATAGAGAAGGCGGAAAGGGAGATGACGATATTTACCAGTTTACCAGAAACCCATATCAAAAATATGTAAAAGGTATAGTCGTAGATAAAAGCACAGATGAGGTAATAACTGGTGCAGATATTGTTATCTATAATCATAGAAATGAAGTAGAAAGAACATTAAAATCTGATGAAAACGGGGCTTTTAGTTTAAATTTATCTGGTAGCAACAGCGAATACAAATCAAAAGCAACAAAGTCAGATTATAATGAAGATGTGCAGAACTTTAGTATTGATTCTGACGAAATAGAATTGGTGTTAACGTTAAAGTTGGAGAAGAGCGAAGTAGATTTATATAAACTACTTAATTTAAAACCAATATATTTTGATTTTGATAAATCAAACATTAGACCAGATGCAGAAAAGGAATTGGCTAAGGTTATAAGTTATATGAAGGAGTTTCCTAATACAAAGGTAGATGTAAGATCGCATACCGATTCGAGAGGTTCTGAAGGGTATAATTTGAGATTATCTAAAAGGAGAAATAAATCGACCATAAAATATATTGTTAAAGAAGGAGGAATAGAAGCGAGCAGATTAACAGGAAAAGGTTATGGAAAAACTGAACTAATAAATAAATGCTCAAGAGACGTTAAGTGTAGTGAAGAAGAGCATCAAGCAAACAGAAGAAGTGAGTTTATATTAGTTGAAGAATAA
- a CDS encoding PorP/SprF family type IX secretion system membrane protein — MIKQSSLTRGLILVVFATLLSLKGNAQQDPQYTQYMYNTMSVNSAYAGQRDALSVTGLYRTQWVGIDGAPKTITFGAHSPLRNNRLGLGLNVVSDKLGPASETNVDVNFSYTIPVDEIRKIEFSFGIKAGFHMLDTDWSKGVFQYPDRVFNDNLSLFSPTIGAGMYLHSEKWYLGLSVPNFFSTDHYDGIEESVATERLHYFLIAGYVFDVSENVKLKPATLVKAVSGAPIIADLSLNALFNEKITLGVGYRWDDSFSGLAGFQISDELFIGYAYDLTTTKLNSYNSGSHEIMLRFELKPVGRILSPRFF, encoded by the coding sequence ATGATAAAGCAATCATCATTAACAAGAGGTTTAATTTTAGTAGTGTTTGCTACACTATTATCTTTAAAAGGCAATGCACAACAAGATCCGCAATACACGCAGTATATGTATAATACTATGAGTGTTAACTCTGCCTATGCAGGACAGAGAGATGCTTTAAGTGTAACAGGTTTATATCGTACACAATGGGTAGGTATAGATGGCGCTCCAAAAACTATAACTTTTGGAGCCCATTCCCCATTGAGAAATAATCGACTAGGATTAGGTTTAAACGTAGTAAGCGATAAATTAGGTCCTGCAAGTGAAACAAATGTTGATGTTAATTTTTCATATACAATTCCAGTAGATGAGATTAGAAAAATTGAGTTTTCATTTGGTATTAAAGCAGGGTTTCATATGCTGGACACAGATTGGAGTAAAGGTGTCTTTCAATACCCAGATAGAGTTTTTAACGATAACCTAAGTTTATTTTCTCCAACTATTGGAGCTGGTATGTACTTACATTCAGAAAAATGGTATTTAGGGCTTTCAGTTCCAAATTTCTTTTCAACAGATCATTATGATGGTATCGAAGAATCTGTGGCAACCGAACGCTTACACTATTTTTTAATAGCGGGTTACGTTTTCGATGTAAGCGAAAATGTTAAGTTAAAACCGGCAACTCTGGTAAAAGCAGTATCTGGAGCGCCAATAATAGCAGACCTTTCGTTAAATGCGCTTTTCAACGAAAAAATAACATTAGGTGTAGGCTACAGATGGGATGATTCCTTTAGTGGTCTGGCAGGGTTTCAAATTAGCGATGAGTTATTCATTGGGTACGCATACGATTTAACAACTACAAAGTTGAATAGTTATAATAGTGGTTCACACGAAATAATGTTAAGATTTGAATTAAAACCTGTGGGTAGAATTTTATCACCAAGATTCTTCTAA
- the idi gene encoding isopentenyl-diphosphate Delta-isomerase, with amino-acid sequence MEEKVILVNEKDEQIGLMPKMEAHEKALLHRAFSVFIFNDKNELMLQQRALNKYHSPGLWTNTCCSHQRDGETNIEAGKRRLQEEMGFVVDLQESVSFIYKAPFDNGLTEHEYDHVLLGKYNETPIINPDEVASWKWMPLEEVKTDISKQPDLYTEWFKVIFDKFYEHINMSK; translated from the coding sequence ATGGAAGAAAAAGTTATTCTTGTTAACGAAAAGGACGAACAAATTGGACTGATGCCCAAAATGGAGGCACATGAGAAGGCGTTACTTCATCGTGCATTTTCTGTTTTTATCTTTAATGATAAAAATGAATTAATGTTACAACAACGTGCTTTAAATAAATACCATTCCCCAGGTCTTTGGACGAATACTTGCTGTAGCCATCAACGTGATGGAGAAACTAACATTGAGGCAGGAAAAAGACGTTTACAAGAGGAAATGGGATTTGTTGTAGACTTACAGGAATCGGTTTCATTTATCTATAAAGCACCTTTCGATAATGGATTAACAGAACATGAATACGATCATGTTTTATTAGGTAAGTATAACGAAACCCCAATTATTAACCCAGACGAGGTAGCCAGTTGGAAATGGATGCCATTAGAGGAGGTTAAGACAGATATTTCAAAACAACCAGACTTGTATACAGAATGGTTTAAAGTAATTTTTGATAAATTCTACGAACATATAAATATGTCCAAATGA
- a CDS encoding DUF4369 domain-containing protein, giving the protein MKKISLFLFALLIISCNDKAPDLIVKGTIKDLKKGTVYLKKVIDTALVTVDSLVINGTPQFELHSDIESPEVFFLYLDKNSSEKDRITFFADKGITEINTTLKNFVFDAKINGSPQQKLLEKHQTIMTKMNNKNLDLIKEHFEAQRDNDTVKVKALEKESENTLKRKYLYTVNFALNNRDSEVAPYLALTEIYNARIKFLDTINNSLTPKVKNSKYGKRLQSFIDKIKASEE; this is encoded by the coding sequence ATGAAAAAAATCTCACTCTTCCTTTTTGCTCTTTTAATAATTTCCTGTAATGATAAAGCCCCGGATTTAATAGTTAAAGGAACTATTAAGGATTTAAAAAAAGGAACTGTATATCTTAAAAAAGTTATTGATACTGCTTTAGTAACTGTAGATTCCTTAGTTATAAATGGAACTCCTCAATTCGAGCTTCATAGCGATATAGAATCTCCTGAAGTATTCTTTTTGTATTTAGACAAAAACAGTTCTGAGAAAGATAGAATTACATTTTTTGCAGATAAAGGCATTACAGAAATCAATACCACATTAAAGAACTTTGTGTTCGATGCTAAAATTAATGGCTCACCTCAGCAAAAGCTTTTAGAAAAGCATCAAACTATTATGACTAAAATGAACAATAAGAATTTAGATCTCATAAAAGAACATTTTGAAGCTCAAAGAGACAATGATACGGTAAAAGTAAAGGCTTTGGAAAAAGAATCTGAAAATACATTAAAAAGAAAATATTTATATACCGTAAATTTTGCATTAAATAACCGAGACAGTGAAGTGGCTCCTTACCTCGCTCTTACCGAAATTTACAATGCCAGAATCAAATTTCTAGATACTATAAACAATAGCTTAACTCCTAAAGTTAAAAATTCTAAGTATGGCAAGAGATTACAATCGTTTATAGATAAAATAAAAGCTTCGGAAGAATAA
- a CDS encoding type I phosphomannose isomerase catalytic subunit, translated as MNKTLYPLKFNPILKDKIWGGQKLKTILNKKSDLPNIGESWEISDVEGDTSIVSNGSLKGHSLKELLETFKGNLIGDKNYKVFGDKFPLLIKFIDAREDLSIQLHPNDELAAKRHNSFGKTEMWYTLQADEESNLIVGFNQDMTKEKYLSHLENKTLTEIVNFDKVEVGDTYFIEVGRIHAIGAGVMVAEIQQTSDITYRVYDWDRVDDEGNERELHNDLAIDAFDFNMPDNFRVKYSKEENKSNEMVSCPYFTTSYVKVTETLKKKNEYDSFLIYMCVEGDAEIVVNGVSESIKKGETLLLPAAITDYEIASKNATLLEVYV; from the coding sequence ATGAACAAAACATTGTATCCACTTAAATTTAACCCTATTTTAAAAGATAAAATATGGGGCGGACAAAAATTAAAAACCATTCTTAACAAAAAAAGTGATTTACCAAATATTGGTGAAAGCTGGGAAATAAGTGATGTAGAAGGCGATACTTCCATAGTATCCAATGGTAGTTTAAAAGGGCATTCGTTAAAAGAGCTTTTAGAAACTTTTAAAGGCAACTTAATTGGTGATAAAAACTATAAAGTATTTGGAGACAAGTTTCCATTGCTTATAAAGTTTATCGATGCCAGAGAAGATTTATCAATACAATTGCATCCTAATGATGAGTTGGCAGCTAAAAGACACAATTCTTTTGGAAAAACAGAAATGTGGTATACGCTGCAAGCAGACGAAGAATCTAATTTAATTGTAGGTTTTAATCAAGATATGACTAAGGAAAAATACCTAAGTCATTTAGAGAATAAAACACTGACCGAAATTGTTAACTTTGACAAAGTAGAAGTTGGAGATACTTATTTTATAGAAGTAGGTCGTATTCACGCCATTGGAGCAGGGGTGATGGTAGCCGAAATACAGCAAACAAGCGATATTACATACCGCGTTTACGACTGGGATCGCGTTGATGATGAAGGTAATGAAAGAGAATTGCATAATGATTTAGCAATTGATGCATTCGATTTTAATATGCCGGATAACTTTAGAGTAAAATACTCTAAAGAAGAAAACAAGTCTAACGAAATGGTAAGTTGTCCTTATTTTACAACGAGCTATGTTAAGGTTACAGAAACACTTAAAAAGAAAAACGAATACGATTCGTTCTTAATATATATGTGTGTAGAAGGCGATGCAGAAATTGTAGTTAACGGCGTTTCAGAGTCTATTAAAAAAGGCGAAACCCTATTACTTCCTGCAGCAATTACAGACTATGAAATAGCTTCTAAAAATGCAACACTATTAGAAGTTTATGTTTAA
- a CDS encoding 6-pyruvoyl trahydropterin synthase family protein, producing MKVTVSRKAHFNAAHRLYRKDWSFEKNDAVFGKCNNPNFHGHNYELIVSITGEIDKETGYVIDMKILKDIIKTEVEDVFDHKNLNVEVPEFQDLNPTAENIAVVIYNKMKPKLAAHLELEVTLFETPRNFVTYSGK from the coding sequence ATGAAAGTAACAGTTAGCAGAAAAGCACACTTTAATGCAGCCCATCGTTTGTACAGAAAAGATTGGAGTTTTGAAAAAAATGATGCTGTTTTTGGAAAATGTAATAACCCAAACTTTCACGGACATAACTATGAACTTATTGTAAGCATTACCGGTGAAATTGATAAAGAAACCGGTTATGTTATAGACATGAAAATATTAAAAGATATTATTAAAACCGAGGTTGAAGATGTTTTCGACCATAAAAATTTAAATGTTGAAGTACCAGAATTTCAAGATTTAAATCCAACAGCCGAAAATATTGCTGTTGTAATTTACAATAAGATGAAGCCAAAATTAGCAGCTCATTTAGAGTTGGAAGTTACACTTTTTGAAACACCTCGTAATTTCGTAACCTATTCAGGAAAATAA